CTTCTTTTCGGACCTCGTCCTCAAATCGCCGGCGAACCCTCCGCTATCCTTCTTGCCCTTGAGCTGTAGTCTCACGCCCTGTACGCTCTCCCTGCTTGGATCGCGGTCGTGGAAGTTGTGCGGTACGAACATGACACTGCTTGCTGAGGTATGCATGAGGGTATTGGGCACGTCGCCACTGTGAGGTATGTGGTGTGCTCCGAGGTTGAAGTAAGGGACCAGGTCTCCATCATGGGTTGAGTCAGTCTCGTTATGGAGGAGACTTTCGTGATCGGCCATGTTGTTAAAGTTGATGATAGGATTGTTCGGCTCAAGATAGTTCAGCGGATCGGCTGAACGGGGTTCTGTATCTTTCTGGCGTAGGACCCAGACATCGTGTTCGGCCCACCTAGCACTGTCGCCGAGAGTGGTCGAGTTCAGGATCGTGAGGTGAGGTGTGACACCCATGCCTGTGCCAGAAGTGATGCGAAAACCCTTACGCTCGCCCCAGGCGTTCTTCTCGGCTGAGCTGTAGACTATGTAGAACTCACCGCCGTTCTTTGGCCAGTCGAGACCAATTTCCTCCGTGACTGGGTACTCCACTAGGTGCATGGTGTTGCGCTCCTTGATCTCAGGCAGATCCCAGTCGAACGTTCTCGTTATTGGTTCCAGTGCGAGCCTGACCATGTCGTTTTTAGGACCTGCGATGTCGAGATCTGCTTTGAAGTTGATGACATGATCGTGGACACTGCTAGATACTGCTTCGCCGATGCGATGACCATACTCGTCCTCGCCGGCTGTCTTGTTGGCGCGATAGAATGCTGCGAAGATAAAGCCGGAGGCTCTCACTTTCACTTCGATTGTGCCGTCCATGTAGAAGATGTAGTCGATCGCGTAATCATAGTTGCCCACCGTCGAGACTGACCGAACGACCAGATACGTGTTCCTTGACGCAGTGACCGAGTACTCTGCCGTGTGACGAGACAACAGATGATCAGCTGTATACTCGAAGACACAGATGCTATTTGGTAACTCATGGGACTTGTCTAGCATGTGATAACGTGTGTCCATGTAGTCGGCATATGCAGGGCAGTCGTATCCCGGCAGCAGCTCGAACATGCTCTTGCCCATGCCGAAGAAGCTGTCTAAGGACTCCTGACCACCAGCCATTGGATTGGCTCCAGCGTAGTGTG
This genomic window from Fulvia fulva chromosome 4, complete sequence contains:
- a CDS encoding Primary amine oxidase, lung isozyme; the encoded protein is MAHYAGANPMAGGQESLDSFFGMGKSMFELLPGYDCPAYADYMDTRYHMLDKSHELPNSICVFEYTADHLLSRHTAEYSVTASRNTYLVVRSVSTVGNYDYAIDYIFYMDGTIEVKVRASGFIFAAFYRANKTAGEDEYGHRIGEAVSSSVHDHVINFKADLDIAGPKNDMVRLALEPITRTFDWDLPEIKERNTMHLVEYPVTEEIGLDWPKNGGEFYIVYSSAEKNAWGERKGFRITSGTGMGVTPHLTILNSTTLGDSARWAEHDVWVLRQKDTEPRSADPLNYLEPNNPIINFNNMADHESLLHNETDSTHDGDLVPYFNLGAHHIPHSGDVPNTLMHTSASSVMFVPHNFHDRDPSRESVQGVRLQLKGKKDSGGFAGDLRTRSEKKEAKAKYFGGTYEQGMKMPLEALEPDVKGYRTEQHEITDLGFNGSAARVWV